In the genome of Anaerolineaceae bacterium oral taxon 439, the window CTGAGCTTCGAATTCAGAGACGTTCGACCGCGGGTAGCCCCACTGCGCATACGGCATCGCGCCCGAATCGAACCATACGTCGATCAGCTCGGAAACCCGGCGCATCGCCCCGCCACATTTTTCGCAACGGTACGTCACGTTGTCGACGTAGGGACGATGCAGCTCGATCGCGGAGCAGTCTTTCCCCGCCTTCGCGCTCAGCTCCTCGCGCGACCCGATACAGTCCTGATGACCGCAGGAATCGCAGACCCAGATCGGCAGCGGCGTTCCCCAGTAACGGTTCCGCCCCAGCGCCCAATCGATATTATTTTCGAGCCAGTTGCCGAAACGACCGTGCTGAATATGACCGGGGTACCAGTTGATTCCCTCGTTCAGCTCAACCAGCCGGTCCTTGAATTCGCTCGTCCGGATATACCAGGTCGGCCGCGCATAGTACAGGAGCGGCGTGTCGCAACGCCAGCAGAACGGGTACGAATGGCGGATTTTACCCTGACGGAAGAGAATCCCGCGCGCTTCGAGATCCCTGAGGATCAGCGGATCGGCCTTTTTAACGAAAACCCCCGCCCAGGGCGTGACTTCCGGGATGAACGTCCCGTCCGCCGCGACCGTCTGGATCAACGGGATACCGTTCGCCTTCGCGACCTCCATGTCCTCCGCGCCGAACGCCGGCGCCGTATGGACGAGGCCGGTCCCGTCTTCGGTCGTGACGTACTCGCCCAAAATAACCCGATGCGCCGGCTTTTCCGGTTTGACGAAGTCGAAAATCGGAACGTAGCGGAGCCCGGCGAGGTCCCGCCCTTTACAGCGTTCAAGAACCGTCACTTCCTCGTCGCCGAATACCTTCGCGACCAGCGGCTCGGCTAAAATCAGCTTTTCCTTCCCCACTTCGCAGCCGCCGTCCGCGCCATGCCGATGCACCTTGCGTTCGACCTTAACGTAATCGACGTCCGGATGCGCGGCGATCGCGACGTTGGCGGTCAGCGTCCAGGGCGTCGTCGTCCAGACCAGAAACGACGTATCGTCCGAATCGACGAGCCGGAAGCGGATAAAAATCGACGGATCGTCGGTATCCTTATATCCCTGCGCGACCTCATGATCCGCCAGAGGCGTTCCGCAGCGCGGGCAGTACGGGACGACCTTGAACCCCTGATAGAGAAGGCCTCGGTCGAAGAAATTCTTCAGGATCGCCCATTCCGATTCAATAAACTCGTCTTTATACGTCACGTACGCCGTATCCAGATCGACCCAGTAGCCGATCCGCTCGGTCAGCCGCGCCCAATCCTGGATATAGGTAAACGCAGACTCCTTGCAAAGCGCGTTGAATTTATCGATCCCGTAATCCTCGATCTGCTGTTTATTCGTGAAACCGAGCTTCTTTTCAACCTCGATCTCGACCGGGAGCCCATGCGTATCCCAGCCCCCGCGCCGAATAATATGGCAGCCCTGCATCGTCCGGTAACGCAGGACGACATCCTTCACCGAACGGGAAATAACGTGATGCACGCCCGGCTTCCCGTTCGCCGTCGGCGGGCCTTCGTAAAAGACGTACTCCCGTCCGCCCTTTCGATTTTCGGTCGATCGCCTGAAGATATCTTCGTCCTTCCAGAACTTTAAGATCCCTTCTTCCATTTCATTGACGTTAAGTTTCGGTGAAACGGGTTTAAACATCCTTTATCCTCCGGTTTCAAAAAATAAAAATCCGCCCCCAAAGGGACGGGAAATTTCCGCGCGGTACCACCCTTTGTCCCATGCCGTTTCCGGCACGGACGCTCAAGACCCATTAACGGGGGTCAACCGGTTCCCCTACTGGCTATTCGCGTTCGGTTCGTCGCTGGGAAACGATTTTCACCGTGAGCCCCGCCCGGCTTTCACCATCCCCGGGTCGCTGATACGGGCGCTGCATGGGTACTCTTTTCCGTTGTCGCGTATGAGCTTCAAAAAATCAGTTTATTTAACCATGTTTTTCGCGATCGGTCAAAAAAAGAGGTTTTAAGTGATGACCGAAGCGATAAAAATGTCCCTCGTGATATACTACTCCCATGTTCAAGACGTTCTCCGCAATAAGCGCGCCGGTTGCGCTTTCCGTCTCCGCCGTCAATCGGCAGGTAAAGCAGCTCCTGGAAAGCGACCCGATTCTGGAAGACCTGAGCGTTGAAGGCGAAATCTCCAACCTTTCGCGGCCCGCTTCGGGACATATCTATTTCACCCTCAAGGACGCGGCCAGCGCGCTGAAATGCGTGATGTGGAAGACGGCGGCGGCCCGCTATCAAAACGTTTTTAAAGAAGGCGCGTCGATTATTGCGACCGGGAGGATCGGCGTCTACGAACCGTCCGGCGTTTATCAGCTCTACGCGGAGAAGGCCGAAAAAGTCGGCGCGGGGAAACGCTACGAAGAATTTCTGGCGCTGAAAGAGAAACTCGACCGCGAGGGGCTTTTCGCGCCGGAGAGGAAACGGCCGCTCCCGCGATTTCCGCGGACGATCGGGATCGTGACGTCTTCCGGCGGCGCCGCGCTTCAGGATATCCTGAAGACGCTCGAAAAACGCCGCTGCACCGCAAGAGTTCTTCTCTCCCCTTCCTCAGTCCAGGGGATCGAAGCGCCCGCCGAACTCGTCGCCGCCTTCCGCCGTCTCGTGACCTGTCGCCCCGATGTCATCCTGATCGGGCGCGGCGGGGGCTCCGCCGAGGATCTTTGGGCGTTTAACGACGAAACGCTCGTCCGCGTAATCGCTTCGTCCCCGATCCCGGTCATCTCCGGCATCGGGCATGAAATCGATTTCACGCTCGTCGATTTCGCCGCCGATTTCCGCGCCCCGACCCCGACCGCGGCGGCGGTCAGCGCGACGGCTGACGGGAACGAACTCCTCTTAACGCTGGACCGTTCGGTCGAACGCATGCGCCGGCGCTGCGAAGGGACGCTGAGAGAGGATCTGGACGCTCTGACCGCGCTTCGCTCGCGCTTATCGCGGACCTCGCCGGAGGCGGTCCTCGCGCGGCGGACGGAAACGCTGGACGCGCTCCGAAACCGGCTCGACCTTCAGGCGCGTCAACGGACCGCGGACGCGGGAAACCGCCTGACCGCGCTCCGGCTCCAGCTGGACGCGCTGAGCCCGACCGCGGTCCTGAAACGTGGGTACGCGATCGTAACCGACAGCGAAGAACGTCCGATCGCGCGCCAGCGCCAACTGACCGCCGACCAGTCCGTCCGCCTGATTTTCCAGGATGGGGTTCGAGAAGCGCGGATTACCGATTAGAATAAAGGAAAATTTAACGTTAGAACAGGCGGATAACGGAAAAAGAACGGAAAGAATGATGAAGAAGACCGAAGATCAGCCCGTCCCTTTCGACGAAGCGATCGCCCAGCTGGAGAAGATCGTCCAGAAATTAGAATCGGAACAGCTCCCGTTAGAGGACCTGCTCACGCTGTACCAGCAGGGCGCCGCGCTCGCGGATCAATGCGCGCTGCGGCTGAACGAAGCCAGAGTACGGATGGAAACGATTCATTCCGCCGCGGCCGACGCCGGTTCCGAACCTGAAACGCAGCCGGAAAATCGATCTTGAAACAGGCGGCGGATTTTTTTACCAACCCGGCGATTATCGCGGCTTTTTTCAGCTGGTTCGTCGCGCAGGCGCTAAAACCGGTAGTGAATTTTTGTATCGAACGGCGCTGGAACTGGTTCCTCGTTTTTCAAAGCGGCGGCATGCCCAGTTCGCATTCCGCGCTCGTGACCTCCGTCGCCGCGACCATCGGCATCTGGCAGGGGTTCAACTCCCCAACGTTCGGCGTCGCTGTCGCCCTCGTCCTGATCGTCACCTATGACGCGTCGCATGTCCGCTGGCAGGCGGGGCTCCAGGCTCAGAAAATCAACCAGCTCATCCGCGACTTTTTCACGGGGCAGCAGATCGACGACGAGCTGCTGAAAGAGGTCCTCGGCCATACCCCGCGTCAGGTCTACGCCGGCGCGCTGCTGGGAATCGTCATCGCGATTCTCGTTTGCAGAAGCTTCGGCCTGTAACGATGCGCCGCTGGGTCCGTATCCTGACCGCCGCCATGGCCCTCCTCCTTTCCGGACTGACCGGCGGCTGCCTCATGCGCCATTCGCCGGAAGCGCTCCCAACCGCGGAGCCCGAAGCAAGCGCGGTCAGCGCGGAAGATTTCGTTCCGATGATCCTGACCGGGACCGCCGCGGCGATTCCTGAAGCGACCGAGATCGAACCGACCCCAATTCCCAGCGAAACGCCGGTTCCCACGGCGGTTCCGACCCTGAGCGCCGCGCAATGGCGCGACTGGGACGTTATCCCGGGCTCGGTCAGCCCGAAAATGAAAGAACTTTACGCCGCCGGAATCGAGGCCGGAAATGACCCCGACCGATTCAGTAAGGTCGGCGACAGCAACACGGTTTCGCCGGCGTTTTTCGCCTGTTTCGATTTCAGCGAAACGTACGATCTCGGTCCGTATACCTCGCTCGCCGCGACGGTCGAGCGGTTCCGCTGGTCCTGGTCCCGGCTTTCGCGCGCGGCCGAAAACGGAAAAACCGCGCTCGACCTCGACATGTACCACTGGTACGACGACGATATCTGCTGGCCTTACGAATCGGCGACGACCTGCGAATACCGCCTGTGGCAGCCGTCCATCGCGATCATCGCGCTCGGGACGAACGACGTTTTCATGAAAGTCAGCGACTTCGATCAGCACCTGCGCTCGCTCGTCGAGAAATCGATCGACCGCTTCATGATCGTTCCGATCCTCGTGACCAAGGCCGACGAGCTCGACGCTGACGGCGCGTTTAATCAGGCGATCGCACAGGTCGCGCTCGATTACGAGCTGCCGCTCTGGAACCTGTGGCGCGCGATGAACCCGCTCCCGAACCACGGACTGCGCGAAGACGGGGTCCATCCGACCGTGAACGCGACGTCCGCCTGCGACTTCAGCGGCGGCGACCTCGATACCTATGGTTGGACAGTTCGGAACCTGACCGGGCTTCAGGCGCTTGACAGCGTCTCCGATTCTTTATCGCAGCCATAGACAATTTTATACTGACAAGATCGGGGAGAGCGTCGATTCACGGCTTGAAAGAGACGCAGGCCGTTTTTCCACGCATCGGAATCTTCACCCTGCCGCGCTCGTCCGCGTACCCTTCCGAAAGAATCAACGCGCGGATCGTCGCGGCGTCAGCGGCAGCGTCAAAACGGGCCCGAATCACGGAAACCGCCGCGTCGATCGAATCAAACCTGCGGACATGACCCGTCTCGCGGCTCTCAAAACAGACGTCGGCGAGAATCCCCATCTCAAACAGCGCAGCGTACAGCAGCGGAAAATCCATCCCTGAATACGGCGCCTCCGGCCGGATCCGGGCCGCCAGCCGCGCGTAAAAGTCGTCCGCGTAAGGCGCGCTGATCGCAAGCACGACCCGCCGCCGCGTCCGCTCGCGCAGCACCGCAATCGCCCCGGCAAGATCGTCCCACTCGTACATCGCGTGCGAACAGAAGGAAAGATCATACCGTTCCGCGCCTCGCTCCGGCCAGCGTCCATCGACAATCCGGATCCGCTTCGCGGCCGCCGGATCAGCCTCGATATTTTTCCGCATGACCGCGCGCATACCGGCGGACGGTTCGAGCGCGGTCACGTCCGCGCCCATCCGGGCGAAAAATAAAGACCACTGCCCGGTTCCCGCGCCAATATCCAGGACCGACCCAATCGATCGCCCGGCGAAAAGCCGGACAAGATAATCACGCGTTTCGTCGTCCCCCTCCGCCCAGCGCTGATCGAATCGCCGGGAATAAGCTTCCGCTTTCTCAAGCCAATAATCGCCCTCGGCCGCCGCCGCGTGCCGCCGCGCGCGCGCGAACCGGTTCCATAGATCGACAGGATGCATTTTCATCCGGAATGACGGTCAATTCTCATAATGTCCCTTACAGGATTTCATAACAATCTCCCCAGCCACGATCTCGTAGACAAGACAGTTTGCATCATCAACCCTCCTGTTGTCCTTTTCAGCGCTCCCGAACTCAGCTATACGCATGCCGATCCGCCAGGATTTCTTCATAAAAAGCCAGATGCGCCCGGGCGATCGCTCCCCAGTTCAGTTCCTTCCGCGCGAATTCCGCGCCCGCTTTCCCCAGCCGCGCGCGCAGCTCCGCGTCGGTCATCAGCCGCTCCAGCGCGTCTCGGAAAGCGCCGGCGTTATTCGGTTCAACAAGCAGCCCGGTTTCCCCATCGCGGATCAGATCGGGAATTCCCCCGACCGCCGTCGCTGCGATCGCTTTTTCGAACGGGAACGCCGTCGGAATCACGCCGCTCTGCGTCGCCGATAAATACGGAAGCGCCACGATCGCCGCACGGCGCATCAGTCCCCCCACCTCCTCGTCGCTGACAAAGCGGTTGATCAGCTCGATCCGCGGCGCGTTGAGCCGCTCGCCCAGCCCGGAGACGTCCCCACCCCCGGCAATGACCAGTTTCCAATCCGGGTACCGCGGCGCCAGCTCCGCCCAGGCGTCCAGCAGGATCGGCAGCCCCTTATACGGCTCGATCCGCCCGAAGAATAAAATCTCTTTCCGCTCGCCCTCGCGCGCCGCGTCAGCGTCAGCGTCAGCGTCAGCGTCAGCGTCAGCGTCAGCGTCAGCGTCACGGAAAAAATCGTAAACGCCATGCGGAATGACGCGGACCTTCGCCGCCGGCTTTCCCGCCGCGATAAGCTCCCGTTTCGCTTCCGCGGTCAGAACGACGAACCCGTCCGGCATCCGCCGGAAAATCGCCTC includes:
- a CDS encoding isoleucine--tRNA ligase — protein: MFKPVSPKLNVNEMEEGILKFWKDEDIFRRSTENRKGGREYVFYEGPPTANGKPGVHHVISRSVKDVVLRYRTMQGCHIIRRGGWDTHGLPVEIEVEKKLGFTNKQQIEDYGIDKFNALCKESAFTYIQDWARLTERIGYWVDLDTAYVTYKDEFIESEWAILKNFFDRGLLYQGFKVVPYCPRCGTPLADHEVAQGYKDTDDPSIFIRFRLVDSDDTSFLVWTTTPWTLTANVAIAAHPDVDYVKVERKVHRHGADGGCEVGKEKLILAEPLVAKVFGDEEVTVLERCKGRDLAGLRYVPIFDFVKPEKPAHRVILGEYVTTEDGTGLVHTAPAFGAEDMEVAKANGIPLIQTVAADGTFIPEVTPWAGVFVKKADPLILRDLEARGILFRQGKIRHSYPFCWRCDTPLLYYARPTWYIRTSEFKDRLVELNEGINWYPGHIQHGRFGNWLENNIDWALGRNRYWGTPLPIWVCDSCGHQDCIGSREELSAKAGKDCSAIELHRPYVDNVTYRCEKCGGAMRRVSELIDVWFDSGAMPYAQWGYPRSNVSEFEAQFPADYISEAIDQTRGWFYSLHAISTLYKNSIAFRNVICLGLILDEKGQKMSKRLGNIVNPWDVIAMNGVDAIRWYLFTSSPMGQERRFSANLVNEVLRMFTLQLWNTYSFFVLYANLDGWKPDATVPFVPSELDRWILSSLNALVRDITDAYERYDVNAATRPISAFVETLSNWYLRRSRRRFWKGETDADKNAAYMTLYRALATIAKLIAPAMPFIADEMYRNLVCSVDPDAVPSVHMADWPRAEESLIDETLNAEMKLAIDLASLGHAARNKANIKVRQPLAECAFSVGKADLRPCVAKYADVLAEELNVKKVRLLDAAAEAMTFTLSPLPKQLGQKYGKRFPAIKAEILKLDPMTAGRTLLEGGRVQVTVDGSALEIQPDEVDVRANAHEGFVVASEGSNIAALVTSLTPELIREGLAREFIRRVQDLRKGANFEVADRIEIRYRASAELTAAVGENESYIANETLAAAIGSGELPEGWATAEDTFDGETLAIAIRAING
- a CDS encoding exodeoxyribonuclease VII small subunit → MMKKTEDQPVPFDEAIAQLEKIVQKLESEQLPLEDLLTLYQQGAALADQCALRLNEARVRMETIHSAAADAGSEPETQPENRS
- a CDS encoding exodeoxyribonuclease VII large subunit, whose protein sequence is MFKTFSAISAPVALSVSAVNRQVKQLLESDPILEDLSVEGEISNLSRPASGHIYFTLKDAASALKCVMWKTAAARYQNVFKEGASIIATGRIGVYEPSGVYQLYAEKAEKVGAGKRYEEFLALKEKLDREGLFAPERKRPLPRFPRTIGIVTSSGGAALQDILKTLEKRRCTARVLLSPSSVQGIEAPAELVAAFRRLVTCRPDVILIGRGGGSAEDLWAFNDETLVRVIASSPIPVISGIGHEIDFTLVDFAADFRAPTPTAAAVSATADGNELLLTLDRSVERMRRRCEGTLREDLDALTALRSRLSRTSPEAVLARRTETLDALRNRLDLQARQRTADAGNRLTALRLQLDALSPTAVLKRGYAIVTDSEERPIARQRQLTADQSVRLIFQDGVREARITD